From a region of the Candidatus Eremiobacteraceae bacterium genome:
- the rpoD gene encoding RNA polymerase sigma factor RpoD, with translation MATPKRPASAVTLPKNSKVTPITDAPSAQNGAAAVPSTREAAVKGLFERGKARGSLTYEEVATVSAAFDEDDPDKGNELVEELMAQGIEITDVPDTVVVEKDDVAEPEEVDLTSVSAGMSLDDPVRMYLKEIGRVPLLGMSQEQDLAKAIERASDEVERARTKGVNATVAIVDAGDTAKRDLTEANLRLVVSIAKKYVGRGMQFLDLIQEGNLGLIRAVEKFDYKKGYKFSTYATWWIRQAITRALADQARTIRIPVHMVETINRLVKISRQLLQELGRDPSVEEIAREMNLTSDKVREVMKIAQEPISLETPIGEEEDSHLGDFIEDPEAVAPADAASMTLLRQKTGDVLKNLTDRERKVLTLRFGLEDGHQRTLEEVGQEFGVTRERIRQIEAKALRKLRHPSRGKALKDYWQAE, from the coding sequence GTGGCAACGCCGAAACGGCCGGCTTCAGCCGTCACACTGCCGAAAAATTCCAAAGTAACGCCCATCACCGATGCGCCTTCTGCGCAGAACGGCGCGGCGGCGGTTCCTTCTACCCGTGAGGCGGCCGTCAAAGGACTCTTCGAGCGCGGCAAAGCGCGCGGCTCGCTGACGTACGAAGAAGTCGCCACGGTTTCGGCGGCATTCGACGAAGACGATCCGGACAAGGGCAACGAGCTCGTCGAAGAGCTGATGGCGCAAGGCATCGAGATCACCGACGTGCCCGACACGGTCGTCGTTGAAAAAGATGACGTGGCTGAACCGGAAGAAGTCGACCTGACGTCGGTGTCGGCCGGCATGTCGCTCGACGATCCGGTCCGCATGTATCTGAAGGAGATCGGCAGAGTGCCGCTCCTCGGCATGTCGCAGGAACAGGACCTCGCCAAAGCCATCGAACGCGCCTCGGACGAAGTCGAGCGGGCGCGCACAAAGGGCGTCAATGCAACCGTAGCCATCGTCGATGCCGGCGATACCGCAAAGCGCGATCTCACCGAAGCCAACTTGCGGCTCGTGGTCAGCATCGCGAAGAAATACGTCGGGCGGGGAATGCAGTTCTTGGATCTCATCCAAGAAGGCAACCTCGGGCTCATCCGCGCGGTCGAAAAATTCGACTACAAAAAAGGCTACAAGTTCTCGACCTATGCGACGTGGTGGATCCGCCAGGCGATCACGCGCGCGTTGGCCGACCAGGCGCGCACCATCCGCATTCCGGTGCACATGGTCGAGACCATCAACCGGCTCGTGAAGATCTCGCGCCAACTATTGCAAGAGCTCGGACGCGATCCATCGGTCGAAGAGATCGCGCGCGAGATGAATCTCACATCGGATAAAGTGCGCGAAGTCATGAAGATCGCGCAGGAGCCGATCTCGCTCGAGACGCCGATCGGTGAAGAAGAAGACAGCCACTTGGGCGACTTCATCGAAGATCCAGAGGCTGTGGCGCCGGCCGACGCCGCATCCATGACCCTGTTGCGGCAGAAGACCGGCGATGTGCTGAAGAATCTCACCGACCGCGAACGCAAGGTGCTGACGCTCCGCTTCGGCTTGGAAGACGGTCACCAGCGCACGTTGGAAGAAGTGGGTCAGGAATTCGGCGTCACACGCGAACGCATCCGGCAGATCGAAGCGAAAGCGCTGCGCAAGCTGCGCCACCCGAGCCGCGGCAAGGCGCTCAAGGATTATTGGCAAGCGGAATGA
- the dnaG gene encoding DNA primase, with protein sequence MPGFDRAVLAEISAKVDLLGYVSQYVTLKKQGREYVGLCPFHAERTPSFSVNAEKGVWHCYGCDAGGDLFKFVQRHENADFPTAVRMLAGRAGIVIDESPGAQRRRSEREGIYEANAAAQAFFAAALRASPMAQAYLEQRGIEEHTARAFGIGFAPDAWDGLKLALEKGGVDIGSAITAGLVRARERGDGHYDFFRNRLMLPVYNLTGEVMAFGGRALGDEQPKYINTPSTPAYTKGKHVYALNVARRAAAAEGALIVVEGYLDAIALHQAGFGNAVASLGTAFTPEQARELRRVAANLYLCFDGDAAGQTAAARSIDMLIEEGLSVRVVSLPDGKDPDEIVLAGGTASFAALLAASTPWVDFKIEMACSRIALAFASKSEVAREAMQVIAHVRDPIERDQYVKAMARRLDIDESALRHARFSPTPHGAANASPQRAADEAPVRARPRSAPDPPSVERELLQIILARPSLIGAAAARVAPADLEQSQFRDAFARLLERRDEVEQGLNPLSVFADDDSSAELARLALAAPPMSAEDDERRLSRVLDRFDRRRLERRLSSVDVEMNSLLTEGLTVPIALREEYNALALRLRGLGATGRG encoded by the coding sequence ATGCCCGGGTTTGATCGCGCCGTCCTCGCAGAGATCAGCGCCAAAGTGGACCTGCTCGGATACGTGAGCCAGTACGTCACGCTGAAGAAGCAGGGCCGCGAATACGTCGGGCTATGTCCGTTTCATGCCGAGCGCACGCCGTCGTTTTCGGTGAACGCCGAAAAGGGCGTGTGGCATTGCTACGGTTGCGACGCGGGCGGCGATCTCTTCAAATTCGTGCAGCGTCACGAGAACGCGGATTTTCCCACTGCCGTGCGGATGTTGGCGGGCCGCGCGGGCATCGTCATCGACGAGTCGCCCGGTGCGCAACGCCGCCGCAGCGAACGCGAAGGCATCTACGAAGCCAACGCCGCCGCGCAAGCGTTTTTCGCCGCCGCGTTGCGCGCGAGCCCGATGGCCCAAGCGTATCTCGAGCAGCGTGGCATCGAAGAGCACACCGCGCGCGCGTTCGGCATCGGCTTCGCGCCGGATGCGTGGGACGGACTGAAGCTCGCGCTAGAAAAAGGCGGCGTCGATATCGGCAGTGCGATCACCGCCGGTCTCGTGCGCGCGCGCGAGCGCGGCGATGGGCACTATGATTTTTTCCGCAACCGGCTGATGCTGCCCGTCTACAATCTCACCGGCGAAGTGATGGCGTTCGGCGGACGCGCGCTCGGAGACGAACAGCCCAAATACATCAACACGCCCAGCACGCCCGCGTATACCAAAGGCAAGCACGTCTACGCCCTCAACGTCGCCCGGCGCGCCGCTGCTGCCGAGGGCGCGTTGATCGTGGTCGAAGGCTACCTCGACGCGATCGCCCTTCATCAAGCCGGCTTCGGCAATGCCGTCGCGAGCCTCGGCACGGCGTTCACACCAGAGCAGGCGCGCGAACTCCGGCGCGTCGCCGCCAATCTCTATCTGTGCTTCGACGGAGATGCCGCCGGGCAGACCGCCGCCGCGCGCAGCATCGACATGTTGATCGAGGAAGGATTGTCTGTGCGCGTCGTCAGCCTCCCCGACGGTAAAGATCCGGACGAAATCGTGCTCGCCGGCGGCACCGCGTCCTTCGCGGCGCTGCTCGCCGCTTCGACGCCGTGGGTGGATTTCAAAATCGAGATGGCGTGCAGCCGGATCGCCCTTGCGTTCGCGAGCAAAAGCGAGGTCGCGCGCGAGGCGATGCAAGTCATCGCGCACGTGCGCGATCCCATCGAACGCGATCAATATGTGAAGGCGATGGCGCGGCGGCTGGACATAGACGAATCCGCGCTTCGCCACGCGCGCTTTTCACCGACGCCGCACGGCGCAGCCAACGCATCGCCACAACGTGCCGCCGACGAGGCGCCCGTTCGCGCGCGCCCGCGCAGCGCGCCGGATCCGCCGTCGGTCGAACGCGAATTGCTGCAGATCATTCTGGCGCGGCCTTCCCTCATCGGCGCGGCCGCCGCGCGCGTCGCGCCGGCCGACCTCGAGCAATCCCAATTCCGCGACGCGTTCGCCCGATTGCTCGAACGGCGCGACGAGGTCGAGCAAGGGCTCAATCCGCTGAGCGTCTTCGCCGATGATGATAGCAGCGCAGAACTCGCCAGACTCGCGCTTGCGGCGCCGCCGATGAGCGCCGAAGACGACGAGCGGCGCCTCTCGCGCGTGCTGGACCGCTTCGACCGAAGACGCCTGGAGCGGAGGCTTTCGAGTGTTGACGTTGAAATGAATTCGCTCCTGACCGAAGGACTTACCGTGCCTATCGCCTTGCGCGAAGAATACAATGCGCTCGCGCTGCGCTTGCGTGGGCTTGGGGCTACGGGGAGAGGATGA
- a CDS encoding deoxyguanosinetriphosphate triphosphohydrolase has translation MTKTLSIREELEAREAATLSPHAALAKNSRGRRSPEPEDPIRTCYQRDRDRIVHSKAFRRLMHKTQVFLSPLGDHYRTRLTHSIEVMQLARSIARGLMLNEDLAEATALGHDLGHSPFGHAGESALTEIGAQYEPGFKFIHSQQSMRVVMYLEHRHDAAGLNLTEEVLDGIAKHSKNKGALAGWQDLPYTLEGQIVRYADRLAYINHDIDDAIRAGVISQEDLPQSALRVLGSRGSIRVQTVVEDMIAACRDKNEIRLSDKVLSAVETIKEYMYERVYLNAEAKTEEPKAQNIVKKLFAYYMEHPAEMPEEFTSALPPEDPLVRRVCDYVAGFTDRYAIKKFKELFVDPLELLLPKEWDV, from the coding sequence ATGACAAAAACGCTCTCCATCCGCGAAGAACTCGAAGCGCGCGAAGCCGCCACGCTTTCGCCGCACGCGGCGCTTGCCAAGAACTCGCGCGGCCGGCGCTCGCCCGAACCCGAAGATCCCATCCGCACTTGCTATCAACGCGACCGCGATCGCATCGTCCACAGCAAAGCCTTCCGGCGGCTGATGCACAAGACCCAAGTGTTCCTGTCGCCGCTGGGCGATCACTATCGCACGCGTCTCACCCATTCGATCGAGGTCATGCAGCTAGCGCGCTCGATCGCGCGCGGGCTGATGCTCAACGAAGATCTCGCCGAAGCCACGGCGCTCGGTCACGATCTCGGGCATTCGCCGTTCGGACATGCAGGCGAATCGGCGCTCACCGAAATCGGCGCCCAGTACGAACCGGGCTTCAAGTTCATCCATTCCCAACAGAGCATGCGGGTCGTCATGTATCTCGAGCACCGGCACGATGCGGCGGGGCTGAACCTCACCGAAGAAGTGCTCGACGGCATCGCCAAGCACAGCAAGAACAAGGGCGCACTGGCGGGTTGGCAAGACCTTCCCTACACGCTCGAGGGTCAGATCGTGCGCTATGCCGATCGCCTGGCGTATATCAACCACGACATCGACGACGCGATTCGCGCGGGCGTCATCTCTCAAGAAGACCTGCCGCAATCGGCGCTGCGCGTCCTCGGGTCGCGCGGCAGCATTCGCGTACAGACGGTCGTCGAGGACATGATCGCCGCGTGCCGCGACAAGAACGAGATCCGGCTTTCGGACAAAGTGCTCTCAGCGGTCGAGACCATCAAAGAATACATGTACGAACGCGTGTATCTCAATGCGGAAGCGAAGACCGAGGAACCGAAGGCGCAGAACATCGTCAAGAAGCTGTTCGCATACTACATGGAGCATCCGGCCGAAATGCCCGAGGAGTTCACGAGCGCATTGCCGCCTGAGGATCCGCTCGTCCGCCGCGTGTGCGACTACGTCGCCGGATTCACCGATCGCTACGCGATCAAGAAATTCAAGGAGCTGTTCGTCGATCCGCTCGAGCTGCTGCTGCCGAAGGAATGGGATGTCTGA